TCATGTGGTCGCACCGCAGTGTTGATCGACAATGCGCTGTACCATTGGAGCGAAATGCGCAAAGGGCGGGGTTTCCATATCCGCGTGCTTGCCCGCTTCGTCCAGGTAGCGCACGGCGATGATCTCTGTTAAATTCGGGTTCTGTTCGAACACCTGAACTTCGTCTTCGTTCATCGGCCCACCCTGAAGGTTCAGTGAATGGATCGAGGCCTCGGAGAGCCTGTCGAAATAGCTCGGCTTGGTTGCGCAGAGATAGCGTTTTGCCGCCACGTGATAGCGAACACAATCAGTGACGAGGGTCGGGAAATAGTCCTGCAGGACCTCGGCGCCGGCGTCCTCGTGGAACTTGTCCTGGGTGTCATCCATGCTGAACATGCCAAATTCACTGGTGAAATGACCCACATCATGCAGCAGGGCAGAGACGATGATGATCTCAGGCTGATCGTTCTGCTCGGCGATGGTCGCGCCTTGCAGCATGTGCTGTGCCATGGTTACCGGTTCGCC
This portion of the Parasedimentitalea marina genome encodes:
- the tmpB gene encoding HD domain-containing protein; translation: MSKPDFTKLNSSNIVAFLEDIFERRGGEEYLGEPVTMAQHMLQGATIAEQNDQPEIIIVSALLHDVGHFTSEFGMFSMDDTQDKFHEDAGAEVLQDYFPTLVTDCVRYHVAAKRYLCATKPSYFDRLSEASIHSLNLQGGPMNEDEVQVFEQNPNLTEIIAVRYLDEAGKHADMETPPFAHFAPMVQRIVDQHCGATT